The DNA sequence GAGCTGTAAGagattatgtatatataatatCGGTCTTGAGTAGGAGACAAGCAAATAATCCCAATATTAGACGTTGTCTTCAGATCTCTTCTTCCTAAGAACACGTTTTCCAAGCATTTCATTCTTGTGGCGATTTATCTTCGCGTGCTTTTCTAAACCTACTTTAATGGCGAAAAACCTGTCCCGCATATCATCCGAATGACTCATAATACGTTATTTCCTTTTCCACAACAAGGAGACTccaccctcccccccccccccccctccacGAATGCTTTGCACCCAATCAAATCTTTGCTGGAATTACAACAaaaagagcattttcaaaaacaaacagaggttttaatgttattattaccTCACGGAAATGCGGGTAATGTGATGATtttcataaaagaaataaGTTGTCTTTCAAAATATGCTGCCCGTTACAGGCCGAGGGCACGACACGCCGAAAACGGAGACTCACAACAGCACTTCATAACTCACTCACTGAAATTGGATTCGCAGTCGCGCGAACTGTGAATTAGCGCGATTTTGTATAGTGTCATTAGTTAACtcaattaaaaaattcaataCATTGATAGTCTTTTTCCAAATTTAGCGCGTTAAAATGGAATTTCCTCGCATCATTTGTCCTGACTGAAATAGATGTGTGGAAAAAAAGTTATGTTTTAAAGACACGCCTCACGTTTTCATGCATGACCATCCGCCAGAAGTGGACACAGAACACgaagacgttttttttttttttatttagttatGGCTTTGGaacataaatttaaattaaccCTTTGCAGGGGAACTGACGCGAGGTACGACATATATATTTCAACAGCTATGCTAAGACACAGCAGACGGTTTCCCGATTAGAGGCAATACAGGGATCATCGTTAATTTAATCCACAGGATTAATGACTAagcaatttattattatcactttacATTGCAGCTAATCGTCAAGCAGCAGCTTATCTTTGCCCTCAAAGTGATTCAGTAGCGACCTAAGAGCTCATGGCGAACCCGAGGTGATTTAGTTCagaattagtttttttttttcattcattgcTGACAGATTAGAAAGAAAGCAGAATTGCAGGTAACAATACAAATAATATTTGATTATATATGAGGGGAGAATGGCCAGAAGGGGATCATTACGTAAGCTTACACATTCTGCAGGTCCTCTTTCTTCACACCACCAAAGTCAAATTACACTGGTACTTCTAAGTGAGAAGTGCTGGGAAGGAAATACTTATGCACCCatacaaacgaaaaaaactgATTGGTGTTGGTTGAATAGCACTGAAGAGATAAGCTTAAATTGCAAGGTGATAAGAATTCCCAGCGGCCGAAAAGGGAACTGATAGAAAAACATAGCGAGTCTAGTTTTTGTGACCTTGACATTACGGAAACACAATTACGTATACATGACCATTAAAGTAAACTATGAACAAAATATCGCTGTTCGGTTTCAATCTTGAAGATTGAACATGAAAGCGACTCGGTGCTTACTAGGTGattctttcattgaaatacTGTCTCACTGAACAAGATAATAAGTTTGTTGTGATATTGTCTAGTCAAATTCGTGAAATGCGGACATGCTGGATTTGTATCCAGGGAATATGTTCTTGGTCTGGTCTTTAATACGGCGGGGTGGCCTCACGGATGAAGAAGAAGGTTCAAAACTGGCAAGATAAACTCGCCGCGGTGAAACCATAGTTTGTGAACCTCGCATACCTAAGTTCGTTGAACTTTCAAATTCGTTTTTGACTGATTTGTTTGCCAAAGAATTTCACCCACGCCGTGGAATATATATTTAGAGATTTTGATCTGCTTACAATTACGAAGGAGTTTTTAAACAAAGCTAGCCAAATATTTCATGATCTAATTAACATTTTTCCTCAAAGTGACAAAACCCTTTGCCTCCACACGATAGAGTTTCAAACATTTACCGCCTTTAAAGTGGACAGTCATCTCATGTATTGCCTTAATTGGTTGTCAGCCTATTAACACAAACCGGATGCAGTGTCATAATATTTAGCAGCTACGAATTGTTCTATTGACGTGGATTATCTTATGGGCGTTTATATAAACTTACTTGTTTGTTAACGAGAGCAGAGTAGCATGGCGTCGTTTACAATAAACGCAATCTTAGGCCACTCACCTCCAAATTATAACAAAGCCAATGATTCTGTCCATCGGGACGAAGCCTATGAGACAACAACGGATATTACAGAAGCAGGTTTGTGTCTTTATCTTTAACACTTTTTCAGTCTGGCAGTCGCAAAAATCGTTCATGTTACGTTGCATGTTTGTAAATCATGCCATGACCGGATCTTAAGGACAGTTGTAAAGTTATTTCATTATGAATCAAAACTTTTGTTCCAGATGACGTGGCAGAGAAAAGAGAGTTTGGCCAAGGACAGGAGGAGGAAAAAATGGATGGTTCTTTGAGTCACAATGATCTGAACTTCAACAAATCACGCAGAAGACGAACTGCGTTTACAAGCAGACAGTTAAAATCTTTGGAACAAATGTTTAACGATAAGAAATACTTAACGATCAGCGAAAGGAACAACCTAGCTAAGAACCTTCATCTAACAGACACTCAAATCAAAACATGGTTCCAAAATCGAagaacaaaatggaaaaaacaaatggccCCTGACTTTGAGTCTAGCTTGCGGTGGGACGAGAGGAACTCATTGCCGTGTCATTTGCAGGCGGCGGGCTATCCTTGCTGCAGCCGAGAACTAGCGACTCCAGTTTATCAAGTACCATTTCAGAACTTAAACACAACAAGGTTTTGTCCTTCCTCCAACCTTCAAATCGTCTACGGAAATATGAGTACCTTACAGCCATTTTCGCCTAGTTATGGCTACTTTAATGGTTAATCTCAACCTAGACCGACCGTTTATGTCAATAATTGTCATTCATTCGTGGGCACGTACAAACTTTTATACAACTGGGCTGAAAACTAACGGTATAATATGGCAAGATGCTGATAATAGAAGCATTCTTTCTCATCAATCTCTTTGGTTCAAATCTGTTTAACCTTGCAAGCAGAATGCAGATAGCTTTTAGTCATCTGCATTAAACGACGATCTCTTCAAGTGAAGCCACGAGGGAAGGAAATGAATTGATTAAACAGGTTTAATTTTCTCTCAATGTATAAATGCTTCATGTCATAGGTGTGATTTCGACGACCATCACTGTCGCCTACGAGATGCCGAGGGAGCTGTACTCTATCTAAGTTTCTCAAGATCTCTATTATTGTGGAAATACTCAAGGGAAATTGCAATGTTAAAAGTCAAAAGtatttaaaagaatatttagCAGAATTGTAACAATGACGCTGtaaacagaaatttgtgaGGCCTTGCCTGTTTGTCTCTGCTTCCTTAAAAATAGGGTCATGCTAATAGCCTTAATTAAGGAAATTCGATTTTTACGATTGAAAAAAGCTGTGAATAACTTTGTTTCCGACACCTAGAGAATAAGCGGAAGTATTTAAGTCTACGAACAATTATAATTCTGAACTAATCCGAGAATTTCACACGTAGTTTCAAGCAACAGCATTCCCAGTCGATCTAATTTTGGATTGTCCACGAGCGTACGTTTCGCTGTTTGAGCGGTATTCGTCAAAACTTCGGTCGTTGGCTGACAAAACTTAATTGCAGTGGTGAAACCGCAAGCATCTCCTCGTCCTAAAGGTCTGGTGTTGCAATCTGAAAAGCAGAAATGCAAAGTTAAACGGCTCTTCTggtttaattaaataaatcgTCTTTTTTCGGCAGATGCTGACTGCTCAATGCACTATACTTGACCTTGCAGGAGCACTTTTAAGTATAAGAATTCCAAGCACTAAAGGAAAGACGTTAACTTGTGAAGGCCTGGGTTTCAGATAATCGCCACAATTGCTGGAAATAGTACTCGATGAGGGAGATCACGACTGCTCTTAATCCCACCGCCCTCCCACTCAGTGCTGTTTAAAACTAATCGTCTCCGTCGCTCGAAATGGTGTATGAGCGATTGTTTTCGCTCAGATCAAGCACTATTTCGAGCGATTGGGGATGTTTGGATATGAGGCATAAATCCCGTTCTTTCAAAATAAGTTCAGTCGTACACCCGAATGTTTTCCTGATGTAGACGACAAGTACTTCCctgataataaataataatccGTCTAATAAAAATTGGCAAGGTCAAAGAAcaaatatataaaattatCTCCCTGGTTTTGACAAGATGATAACCGTGTCACACATGCATTATGCATAAGAATGACTTTCTCATCCTACTTTCGAAACTGGTCCCTACTTTTCAACTAACTGTATACCTTGTGAGGAGTTTGCCTTCAACAAAACTGTAATTGGGGAAGTTTCACGGGAATATGGggatttttgcaaaattcatCCCACAATCCAATTGTTTATTCACGAAGTTCGAgggaaaaacatgaaaatattttattttttcaacctAATGTGGTTTAGCCAAGTTCACGTCGGTGGAGTTGAAGGCGCGACTCATTAAACGGTTTAAGTAAAGTAGACTGGCGATATTGATCAAACGCCACAGATCTTTAAGAATTTTCCGTTTCAACTTGTTTTCTGACAACGAATTTGCATGACACTGCCCAACTTTTCTGAGTCTAAGTCTAATAAAATCAAGGTTACCGAACTCTTCTTTGAAGCCCCCTGAAATTCTCGACCAGCTTAGAGtatttaagaagaaaaaaagggtaTCTTTGATGAATTGTAGGCGTCTAAACTATCACTAAATAAACGCAATTTTAGGGGATAATTTATAATCTTTTTTCGTTTCAACTTAGACACTAATCAATGACTTACTGATTCTGCCGGCGCATCTGACTTATGCTTTTGCGTCGGCAGCCTTAAAATTGCGTTTAAGTGCATTGCGTAATTGTTAGCAAAAGCAAGactgatcaaacagtgaagggaatattcattattttgaccaatattttgaaaggcaatgtttttcttcatcaggGGGTTACAAGGTAAAATTTGTTTGAGTGCTTATTCAAAGCTACTCAAAACTGTACTATAAAAGTTACTTCTTCAGTTGGTAATGATGGCTTTAAAAATGCATCAATCATATGAACGAGTTGTCATTCCCGTTAgcgcagttttcaaatgactgtcgaaagtaattacgtgattgcgattgctacgcttaatgattggcttaaaagactcgcgccattttttcagccaatgagaagcaaaaccaaaaccaaaaccaatcgcgccatgtacgcgtgatttttcccgcgctttaagcaagtttcagataattgctaggaattgtgattggttcatcacgctgtttgctcctgttgtgattggtcgaagtaattgctttggttttggtttttcgacaatcatttgaaaaccgctctataaaGATGCATCTATAATTGAAATAAGAGAGTCAAATGTtcctaaaatatttttatttggttttgaaaatgctttaaTTATTAAAGTCATTGTCATGCACGCCGCACATTAACAACCACACTTCCGATAAAAATTCGGTCTTTTTGCCcaacaaatggaaaaaaaaaatatatcctaTCAGGCTCGTCATGTAAAAAGCCTGCGTCGTCTTTTTTTAGCACGATGCTTCGATAAACTTCATCCATTTCAGAAAACGTAATAATGTTTCCCCTTGTCGGTTCCTTTTAGAAACGAGTCTTGTTTCTTCAATAATTGCTCAAGGCTCTTTATTCATCAAATTTGGTTTAATTCATGAGCGagactttttcattttcaaagggAAGGCAGAATTGATGACAAACAGCAAAATTTTAGAGAGAAACGCTTCATTTCGTTCGAACTATAACGCATGAATAGCGCGTTGTGGTGGTGAATTGATGCTAAcatggaaaaaaaggaaatagatCGTTGAAAAACTGTTTCAGGGTTTATTTGGTCATAGTTCTAAATCCTCTGAATTTCAAGCGAATTTAAAGCGCGGACGTTTCTGTCACGGCCACGAGTTACGACAGATTGATGAAGCACATTGTTTACACAGGTCCACAGTAATGCTTAGCCGAGTTTTTAATAAGATTGACCATCAGTGGGCCATAGAGTGGGCCACAGGGTAGGCGTTTTGTCCACACCCGTGGACGTGCTTGGAATCTGAGTAATAACTATATTCAGTTTTCTACCCGATTAAGTGTGATGGATGAACAACgataaataaaacaactaGCCGCATATTAATGCGCTCTCGGACCGAGGTTTGCGATTGATTGAGGGCAGAATGTCTCTATTTGAGACAAATTGGAGGTCATTTTGACTATTCTACCAAACATCCGTTCGAACCTTACGTTTGCCCGGTCaatcgtaatttttttttttccattttgttgaCATCGCTAATGGCAATACACCATATTTTTAAGTGCAGATGTCTACAGTCAGGCATTATAAGACATTTTCGGCAACATATTCGATGCTATAACGGCTTTAACTCAGTTTCCGTTTGTCAATCCCCGAATCTCTCAAATCCAAACAGACTTCAAAGACCCTTGGGCATAAAAACTTTCATCCATGatggctatttttttttttcgatgtcCGTTAAATTCTTTCTTATGTCAGTAATGTGGTAATTTACTTGTATcggcagaaaatgaaaaaatgaaaaaaggaaatgctGATCtcttgtgacaaaaaaaaagttatataTATACGAAAACCTGCGAGTCTTCAGATATCTTCCGTTAATTTCTGCTATATTCATCGGTAGAAATTAACTTGTCAAGTGATTGTTATTTTAAGCTAAGCGTTTTGATAATCTATGGTTAACTTTTAATTATGAACTTTTCACATTATCATATACCTGAACAAAGCGTGCATGCCCAAGCAATATTGTTTGATCACTATACGAATAAAGAAAGAGACAGAAAGTGAAGTATATCAGTACAAGGGAAATAAAGCGAGGTGGCTAGAGTCAGCACTTCAGTAAATTTTCATAAGACTCTTCGTCACTGGTTTCTGCTTGTATTGGATGCTGAAACTTTCATTGATGATGCTCCAATGCCGCATCAATGACGATGATGGTTCTTAAAATGTATAAGTAATACAGCGTAGCAGGTTGTTCGTTCGACAAAGACAATCGGTTTCTTTGTGAATTGAGCTTCAAAGGATCTCCCCAGAGCTTAGGGAAATCTGAAGATTTTATTCTTGCACTCACTTTTTCTCAGGAATTTGTCAAACAGTACTGAAGAAAATTACATGCAGTTACTATGAAACTGTCTTTGCCACTGGAAAAAACTGTTACCGTCAGACCGAAAATGGATTCATAAGTTTTCCATTATTTTACCCTTTCCGATTGCATGAATCTTCCGTCTCGTTTTCTCtgtcttttcttgctttgaTATCGCGTCCCTCTCATTgtgtttaagttgtttctaCTATAATTAATACTgcactttttcaaaaaatttccttGCTTTAGTTCATCTGCATATCTTTTCATTTGACAACAGCACGTTGCATGTTCAGTTCAGTTATGACTCGAGCGATCTTTCTCGTGACCGAAAAGGTCTCCCGATCCAGAGTTCCTTCAAGCCAGCTCGGTAGTTTTCGCTTTGAACCGTATACACAGCCGGGTTGATAGAGCAGCTGCAGTAAGGCAAAAAATAGGACAATTTGTATATAACTTGCCTGGGTGAGATGTTTACCGCTGAAACGATGATGAAAGGTAGATAACAAATGAAGAACAACACTGTGACGGTAATCAGAAGTTTGACGATTTTCCGCTTGTCTCTTGTATCATGTTCGGAGACAGCGTGTTCGTTAGTCGGAAGGATGTTATCCAAATACAGAGCCCGAATAAcacgaaaataacaaaaacataagATGAATATGGCGATACCGCCAACTGCAGCCAGAAACATCCAATAAACACTCGAAGATACAATGCCCCAGTCCATATGACAGTTTTTTAGTTTAAGCGAGTAGTTTTGTTCTATGAATAGAGGAAAGACAAAGGTTATTGAAAATACCCAAATAATGCAAATTGAAAGGACTACACGTTTCTTTGCCTGCAGTCTCAGTTGTAGATCCAATGGTCGCATCAAAGCATTATGCCTTTCAACCGCGATAACTGTTAGTGTTAGTCCGGATACCAGCAGAGTAATTCCAGCAATGTTATGCATTGTGACGaacttgcaaagaaaattgccAAGTGGTCCGGTAGGGTGCTCGAAGAGACGCAAAACAATGCCTGGGAGACAGAACACCAAAGAAATTATGTCGGAGATTGCGACGTTCGCAAGAAGAAAATTAGTGGTTGTGTGCATTAGGCGTCTTTTTCGAACCACCGTAATAAACAGAGAATTGCCGATGATTCCAGCAATAACCACGATAATGTAGAACGGAAGGAGTAACACATCGATCTCCCAACTTTCCATCTTCCACAGCGGGATTTACAGCGAAGCGGGAATCACTATAAAATTGTACATAGTGCCTCTGTTATCACGCGCACTTCTTTGCTGAGGAAGTCTGATCATCGcctgataaattattttttctttatcatcAATTCGTTcccattcttcttcactttgaaTCATGTAGATGAACTTCTGAAGATTAATAATTTCCTGTTAGTGTGTATTTTTTAGGCTACCACGTTTCAAAATTGAGTTTACAAAAGAACAGATTCATCATCAATTTGATTACCAATGAGTCTTTTCATCATTCGGGGCAGTCTCAGTAAGGGGGAAAAACAATGTAATTACAGGTGCGCATATTATTTAAATCCAAATTACCAGAGGCTATTCGGTTGTAGGTAAACTAAAGTCTTGATTAATCATAAATTTTACAACACTAcctattcatttcttttttacggATTTGCTCATTCTGAAAACGCCAACTTATGTGTTCaagtcaagtaagctatgacccatgactgcgaggatcatagcttataCTTGACTTcatatccgcagttcaatatatggtTCATTCCACATATAATTTCATAATTAATGTATTCAACTTGGTTATTATTCGAGCACCACccgattatttgtttgtttgtggaGCGCAATTCTCAAtctaatatttttctttttcgctaTGGTGGGAAATTTAAACATTGTTAAAGGTATACAAATGGAAACCCACCTCGATCGTTTAGCACTTATTTAGCTAAAATTGATCAACAATGATCTCCATAGATGCAAAGGATTGGCCGAAATTCTCAGTTTCCTCTGCAAATGAAACATATACCAGATGCACAATTCAAACACATGCCTCCTAGTCACGATCTTGTAACTAAACCCTTTCAGTTTCGCACGTCAACCTGAAAATATCCGGCAGGAGGCCAGCTGTCGCTAACTCCGTATCATGTTCaatattcaaatttatttGTGGCAGGAAGTAGTGCAACAGTTGAAAACCGTCGGACCTGAACGCGGGACCGAATAAGTCTCCGCATTCAAATCAAACTAACATCCCAATGGAAAGTCAAGTTCTAGCAGTTTCTTCCTGAGCGGCCCAAAAGCCGTGTGAGAAGGCGACTCGTCTTGAACAAGCAAGACCGTGGGAAGTGAAAGTATGATGGACAATACAATCGTAAGTTATTTGAAACATAGAAATacctgaaatgaaattgttGTTGGTGCTCTCTTTGGTTTTCAATTATATTTCTAAGTGGCCTGCACTTCGAGTGTATTTTAGCAGCTTTTAGTACTCAGACTGTCACGTTGCAAGTTGGCGGCTAAAGTAGTGAGAGCCCAGGCGCTAAAATGTGCTTTCATCGCTGGTCACATGGAAATATTTGTAACTGAAAAGCAGATCAACCACAGCTGAACTACAAGAGGCCCATTTAAAACTGAACTTTTCACTGGTCAGAGCTGTGTGCAGTCATTTTGTCGCCTGTTAAATGGATTGTATTGGAGCCCTAGACCGTTCTTGCTACTCCAGAACATTCTATATgtaaaacaagaaatgtttCGACGCGATGTGATATTGTTGCCAAGATGACATTTTAAAGCGCTATGGGCGAAGAGAAATAAATTGCTTCCGATAGTTACAAGCCAACTCAGTGAAGCCGAACTCTGAGTAAAAGAATCGAATACCACGATGATGCCCTGAATAACAAAATGGATCATCATATAAGCTCCTGGTAATTCCGACAGATCAATGGCTTGGAAAAAAGCGATAGCCAACCGATATTAATGATCAGTGTACTGGATGATTAAATATTACAGTCTTCTGTTGGTGTGAATTCAAACTATGCTAACTTTCAAGCTACACTGAATTTTTAACAGGAAATGTTCATAGTTCAAGTC is a window from the Acropora palmata chromosome 1, jaAcrPala1.3, whole genome shotgun sequence genome containing:
- the LOC141878784 gene encoding homeobox protein GBX-2-like, with the translated sequence MASFTINAILGHSPPNYNKANDSVHRDEAYETTTDITEADDVAEKREFGQGQEEEKMDGSLSHNDLNFNKSRRRRTAFTSRQLKSLEQMFNDKKYLTISERNNLAKNLHLTDTQIKTWFQNRRTKWKKQMAPDFESSLRWDERNSLPCHLQAAGYPCCSRELATPVYQVPFQNLNTTRFCPSSNLQIVYGNMSTLQPFSPSYGYFNG
- the LOC141878634 gene encoding QRFP-like peptide receptor, yielding MESWEIDVLLLPFYIIVVIAGIIGNSLFITVVRKRRLMHTTTNFLLANVAISDIISLVFCLPGIVLRLFEHPTGPLGNFLCKFVTMHNIAGITLLVSGLTLTVIAVERHNALMRPLDLQLRLQAKKRVVLSICIIWVFSITFVFPLFIEQNYSLKLKNCHMDWGIVSSSVYWMFLAAVGGIAIFILCFCYFRVIRALYLDNILPTNEHAVSEHDTRDKRKIVKLLITVTVLFFICYLPFIIVSAVNISPRQVIYKLSYFLPYCSCSINPAVYTVQSENYRAGLKELWIGRPFRSRERSLES